In one Aquabacterium sp. OR-4 genomic region, the following are encoded:
- a CDS encoding VOC family protein, which yields MALLVPEYAPAIAFFTQALGFTLREDRDMGAGKRWVVVAPAGGQGTALLLARASGAEQQAGIGRQGAGRVWLFLHTDDFARDAARLQAHGARFAEPPRHEPYGTVAVFEDPWGNRWDLIQPAG from the coding sequence GTGGCCCTGCTGGTGCCCGAGTACGCGCCGGCCATCGCGTTTTTCACCCAGGCGCTGGGCTTCACCCTGCGCGAGGACCGCGACATGGGCGCTGGCAAGCGCTGGGTGGTGGTGGCGCCCGCGGGCGGGCAGGGAACGGCCTTGCTGCTGGCGCGGGCCAGCGGCGCCGAGCAGCAGGCCGGCATCGGCCGCCAGGGTGCCGGCCGGGTGTGGCTGTTCTTGCACACCGACGACTTTGCGCGCGACGCCGCGCGCCTGCAGGCCCATGGCGCGCGCTTTGCCGAGCCGCCCCGCCATGAGCCCTATGGCACGGTGGCTGTGTTCGAAGACCCCTGGGGCAACCGCTGGGACTTGATCCAGCCGGCCGGTTGA